A single genomic interval of Candidatus Binataceae bacterium harbors:
- a CDS encoding glycerophosphodiester phosphodiesterase — translation MSRAFDTDFFVPPRPRIFGHRGAAGEFPENTMVSFERAVRAGAIYLELDVHMSQDGEIVVSHDEGLTRTCGRDALIREMNWAEIEDADAGYMLTFDGGATFPFRGRSIKIPRLIEVLGAFLNVNYLIEIKQTEPSLVSQLLATVDASRLRRRVLIASEFDEPIGEVRHLAPQIPTNFSYGEVAEFLQAMAGQRPGYEPRGAALQIPPEYQGWRLVTTESVEFAHRAAVELHVWTVNEESEMNWLLECGVDGLISDFPARALAVARSRGPFK, via the coding sequence GTGAGCCGCGCTTTCGATACCGATTTCTTTGTCCCGCCGCGGCCACGGATTTTTGGACATCGCGGCGCCGCCGGGGAATTTCCGGAAAACACCATGGTCTCCTTCGAGCGGGCGGTCCGCGCCGGCGCCATCTACCTGGAACTGGACGTCCATATGAGCCAGGACGGAGAAATCGTCGTGTCGCACGATGAGGGGCTGACCCGCACCTGCGGACGCGACGCGCTGATTCGCGAAATGAACTGGGCGGAGATTGAGGACGCCGACGCGGGATATATGCTCACCTTCGACGGAGGGGCGACATTTCCGTTTCGCGGGCGATCCATAAAAATTCCCCGCCTGATTGAGGTGCTGGGAGCATTTCTCAACGTAAACTACCTCATCGAGATCAAGCAGACGGAGCCGAGCCTGGTGTCACAACTGCTCGCGACCGTCGATGCGAGCCGCCTGCGCCGCAGGGTGTTGATCGCGTCTGAGTTTGACGAGCCCATCGGCGAGGTGCGGCACCTTGCCCCTCAAATCCCTACTAACTTCTCCTACGGTGAGGTCGCGGAGTTCCTGCAGGCGATGGCGGGGCAACGTCCCGGCTATGAGCCACGCGGTGCGGCGCTACAAATTCCGCCCGAGTACCAAGGATGGCGGCTGGTGACGACCGAAAGCGTCGAATTCGCGCATCGGGCCGCTGTTGAACTACATGTGTGGACGGTGAACGAAGAGAGCGAAATGAATTGGCTTCTTGAATGCGGCGTCGACGGCCTCATCTCGGACTTCCCGGCCCGCGCGCTGGCGGTCGCCCGTTCCAGGGGGCCGTTCAAATAA
- a CDS encoding TIGR03617 family F420-dependent LLM class oxidoreductase — protein sequence MKLDTGLSARNLRDVPAAAKAAEEAGFDAIWTAEAGNDGFLPLALIAEHTKRIKMGPSVAIAFPRSPMAMAYTAWDLAGMSEGRFILGLGTQVKGHNERRFSVKWEAPVPRLREYVLSLRAIFKCWSEGGTRLKFEGKYYNFSLMTPFFTPPKHNYPDIPIWIAGVNQYILRLAGELCDGLHAHPFNSPKYLREFVLPHIEQGLKKAGRSRKDFQIGTTAFVIVGRNQDEIERAKAGVRQQIAFYASTRTYKVVLDMHGWGEVSARLNEKAAKGDWGGMATEITDEMLDTYAVAGTYDDIADKVMARYEGLLDRVGFYIPYRAGLDDAEWRKLTRRFNG from the coding sequence ATGAAACTCGACACCGGTCTTTCCGCGCGCAATCTGCGCGACGTCCCCGCGGCCGCCAAGGCGGCAGAAGAGGCAGGATTTGATGCGATCTGGACGGCAGAGGCCGGTAACGACGGGTTTCTTCCCCTGGCGCTCATTGCCGAGCATACCAAGCGCATTAAGATGGGGCCTTCGGTTGCGATCGCTTTTCCGCGCAGCCCAATGGCGATGGCCTATACCGCGTGGGACCTGGCCGGAATGTCGGAGGGCCGATTCATCCTGGGCCTCGGCACCCAGGTGAAGGGCCACAATGAGCGTCGCTTCAGCGTGAAATGGGAAGCCCCGGTGCCTCGCTTGCGCGAATACGTTTTGTCCTTGCGCGCGATTTTCAAGTGCTGGTCGGAAGGTGGAACGAGGCTCAAGTTCGAGGGCAAGTATTACAACTTCTCACTGATGACCCCGTTCTTTACGCCACCCAAGCACAATTACCCTGACATCCCGATTTGGATCGCCGGGGTGAACCAATACATCCTGCGCTTGGCGGGTGAGCTGTGCGATGGCTTGCACGCGCACCCATTCAATTCGCCGAAGTACCTGCGCGAGTTCGTACTTCCACACATCGAACAAGGGCTCAAGAAGGCGGGACGCAGTCGCAAGGACTTTCAGATCGGCACCACCGCGTTCGTGATCGTGGGTCGCAATCAGGATGAAATCGAACGCGCCAAGGCCGGGGTTCGCCAGCAGATCGCGTTCTATGCCTCTACCCGGACCTACAAGGTGGTCCTCGACATGCACGGGTGGGGCGAGGTGTCGGCGCGCTTGAATGAAAAGGCCGCGAAAGGCGATTGGGGTGGGATGGCCACAGAAATAACCGACGAGATGCTCGACACCTACGCGGTGGCTGGCACCTACGACGACATTGCCGACAAGGTGATGGCGCGTTACGAAGGGCTGCTGGATCGGGTCGGGTTTTACATTCCTTACCGCGCCGGCCTCGACGATGCCGAGTGGCGCAAACTCACCCGCAGATTTAACGGATAG
- the sodC gene encoding superoxide dismutase [Cu-Zn] SodC — protein MSRMKLATAPTSVLLVICSVALSMTATAHAESAKATVTEISASGTGNNLGTVTFADSKWGLLVTPDLSGLSPGVHGFHIHAKPACGPAENEGKMAAGFAAGGHLDPAQSKKHLGPYDADGHLGDLPPLVVAADGKATLPVLAPRLSVKDVTGHSIMIHEGGDNYSDQPKPLGGGGARIACGVIQ, from the coding sequence ATGAGCCGGATGAAACTGGCAACCGCGCCGACTTCTGTATTGCTCGTCATCTGCTCGGTCGCGCTGTCGATGACTGCGACGGCCCATGCCGAAAGCGCGAAGGCGACCGTTACCGAGATAAGCGCGAGCGGCACCGGAAACAACCTCGGGACGGTAACGTTTGCGGACAGCAAATGGGGCCTCCTGGTAACGCCCGATCTTTCCGGCCTTTCTCCAGGGGTGCACGGATTCCACATTCATGCCAAGCCCGCGTGCGGACCGGCCGAGAATGAAGGCAAGATGGCAGCGGGCTTCGCGGCCGGCGGACACCTCGATCCGGCGCAATCGAAAAAACATCTTGGTCCTTACGACGCCGATGGTCACCTGGGCGATTTGCCACCCCTGGTGGTTGCCGCCGACGGAAAAGCAACCCTGCCGGTGCTGGCCCCCCGGCTTAGCGTTAAAGATGTGACGGGCCATTCCATTATGATCCACGAGGGCGGAGACAACTACTCCGATCAACCCAAGCCGCTCGGGGGTGGCGGTGCGCGCATCGCCTGTGGCGTCATTCAGTAG
- a CDS encoding lipopolysaccharide kinase InaA family protein, with product MRTQVLYAREPRWREVAERAEELVASSGFTPVKSEGHTIAGVLRLADGSAVFIKRSAPRSWLRAALMPIAGSPAVRALKGAALLDAAGIPHPSPLAAAETVGRGVVHASYLVSEALLDGDTLSRFALGPGEIKGRDARRRRRILDNVARQVRRIHDAGLYTRDLQETNVMVADDAGQGFRVWFLDLEDFRRIRRLGWPQRARNLIHLDRSIGRFLCRAARLAFLYAYLGGKPERADARRIVHELLVLRAQMERRHSRGAVATLATTHPARTEASGLDSVRG from the coding sequence ATGCGCACGCAAGTGCTGTACGCTCGCGAACCGCGCTGGCGCGAGGTTGCGGAGCGCGCGGAGGAACTGGTCGCGAGTTCGGGCTTCACCCCCGTCAAGTCTGAGGGGCATACGATCGCCGGGGTGCTCCGCTTGGCCGATGGCAGCGCGGTCTTTATCAAGCGGTCGGCGCCGAGGTCGTGGCTGCGCGCAGCGCTCATGCCGATTGCCGGTTCACCGGCGGTGCGCGCCTTGAAAGGTGCCGCGTTGCTGGATGCGGCAGGAATTCCGCATCCCAGCCCGCTCGCGGCAGCGGAGACGGTTGGCAGAGGCGTGGTCCACGCGTCGTATCTGGTGAGTGAAGCGCTGTTGGATGGTGACACGCTGAGCCGCTTTGCGCTCGGGCCGGGTGAGATCAAGGGCCGCGATGCACGCCGGCGGAGGCGGATCCTGGACAACGTCGCACGCCAAGTGCGGCGCATCCATGATGCTGGGCTCTACACGCGTGATCTGCAGGAAACCAACGTGATGGTTGCAGATGATGCGGGGCAGGGGTTTCGGGTGTGGTTCCTCGACCTGGAGGATTTCCGCCGGATCCGCCGACTCGGATGGCCGCAGCGGGCGCGCAACCTGATCCATCTTGATCGCAGCATCGGGCGCTTCCTATGCCGCGCCGCCCGCCTCGCCTTTCTGTACGCTTATCTCGGCGGCAAACCGGAGCGCGCTGACGCGCGCAGAATCGTCCACGAGCTACTGGTCCTGCGCGCGCAAATGGAACGCCGCCATTCGCGCGGCGCAGTCGCCACGCTCGCGACGACTCATCCAGCGCGTACCGAAGCCTCCGGCTTGGACTCTGTGCGCGGTTAG